In one Rhodococcus sp. B50 genomic region, the following are encoded:
- the dnaA gene encoding chromosomal replication initiator protein DnaA, with protein MSDEPNALADVWTDVVSELTIDDGVLTKSQKAWLALVKPITLAQGFALLSVPSTLAQQSIERDLREPILRTLNRHLGHRVEGLGVRVEPRERMDDPAEDPYAEPRDTLPLEGLPVDAQPVSPRTAESRSRDLRREAPMPRDAGGPRDGAMPREGAVSRDGIGQRDGAVPRDGGFTRDGMLPGESAAYRRRLLSSREHDMLEADHGELEEVDDDREAMTAVRESWPSYFTQPPPPETPPMGSSSLNAKYTFDTFVIGASNRFAHAAAVAIAEAPARAYNPLFIWGASGLGKTHLLHAAGHYAQRLFPGMRVKYVSTEEFTNDFINSLRDDRKVAFKRRYRETDILLVDDIQFIEGKEGIQEEFFHTFNTLHNANKQIVVSSDRPPKQLATLEERLRTRFEWGLITDVQPPELETRIAILSKKARMDGLNVPHDVLELIASRIERNIRELEGALIRVTAFASLNRQPLDLTLAEVVLRDLMPDSSALEINAATIMAVTAEYFGTSIDDLCGPGKARPLAQARQISMYLCRELTDLSLPKIGQTFGRDHTTVMYADKKIRKEMTERRKVYDQVQELTARIKQRSKR; from the coding sequence GTGAGCGACGAGCCGAACGCGCTGGCCGATGTGTGGACGGACGTCGTATCCGAGCTGACCATCGACGACGGAGTGCTGACGAAGAGCCAGAAGGCATGGCTCGCGCTCGTCAAACCGATCACGCTCGCCCAGGGATTCGCCCTGCTCTCCGTGCCTTCTACGCTCGCCCAGCAGTCGATCGAACGCGATCTGCGCGAACCCATCCTCCGCACCCTCAACCGGCACCTCGGTCACCGGGTCGAAGGTCTCGGTGTGCGCGTCGAACCACGGGAACGTATGGATGACCCTGCCGAGGATCCCTACGCCGAACCTCGCGACACGCTGCCTCTCGAGGGCCTGCCGGTCGATGCACAGCCTGTGAGTCCGCGCACCGCGGAGTCACGCAGCCGTGATCTGCGCCGGGAAGCTCCGATGCCCCGCGATGCCGGCGGACCGCGTGACGGTGCGATGCCCCGGGAGGGGGCCGTGTCCAGGGACGGCATCGGGCAGAGGGACGGCGCCGTACCGAGGGATGGGGGATTCACGCGCGACGGCATGCTTCCCGGTGAAAGTGCCGCCTATCGGCGGCGTCTGCTCTCCTCGCGGGAGCACGACATGCTCGAGGCCGACCACGGCGAACTCGAGGAGGTCGACGACGACCGGGAGGCGATGACCGCCGTGCGCGAGTCGTGGCCGTCCTACTTCACCCAGCCCCCGCCGCCCGAGACGCCGCCCATGGGCAGCAGCAGCCTCAACGCGAAGTACACCTTCGACACCTTCGTGATCGGTGCGTCGAACCGGTTCGCACACGCCGCAGCGGTGGCGATCGCCGAAGCGCCGGCACGGGCCTACAACCCGCTGTTCATCTGGGGTGCGTCGGGACTGGGTAAGACACATCTGCTGCACGCCGCCGGCCACTATGCACAGCGGCTCTTCCCAGGGATGCGGGTGAAGTACGTCTCCACCGAGGAGTTCACGAACGACTTCATCAACAGCCTCCGCGACGACCGCAAGGTCGCGTTCAAACGGCGCTACCGCGAGACCGACATCCTGCTCGTCGACGACATCCAGTTCATCGAGGGCAAGGAAGGTATCCAGGAAGAGTTCTTCCACACTTTCAACACCCTCCACAACGCCAACAAGCAGATCGTCGTCTCGTCCGACCGCCCACCCAAGCAGCTCGCGACGCTCGAGGAACGGCTGCGGACCCGGTTCGAGTGGGGACTGATCACCGACGTCCAGCCGCCGGAACTCGAGACGCGCATCGCGATCCTGTCGAAGAAGGCGCGCATGGACGGCCTGAACGTGCCGCACGACGTGCTCGAGCTGATCGCGAGCCGGATCGAACGCAACATCCGCGAACTCGAGGGTGCCCTGATCCGAGTGACAGCCTTCGCCTCGCTCAACAGGCAGCCACTCGATCTCACCCTCGCCGAGGTGGTGCTGCGTGATCTGATGCCGGACTCGTCCGCTCTCGAGATCAACGCCGCCACGATCATGGCTGTGACCGCGGAATACTTCGGCACGTCGATCGACGACCTGTGCGGCCCCGGGAAGGCACGCCCGCTCGCGCAGGCACGCCAGATCTCGATGTACCTGTGCCGCGAGCTCACCGACCTGTCGCTGCCGAAGATCGGCCAGACCTTCGGTCGCGACCACACCACAGTCATGTACGCGGACAAGAAGATTCGCAAGGAAATGACCGAGCGTCGCAAGGTCTACGACCAGGTGCAGGAGCTCACCGCGCGCATCAAGCAGCGGTCCAAGCGCTGA
- the rpmH gene encoding 50S ribosomal protein L34, with translation MAKGKRTFQPNNRRRARVHGFRLRMRTRAGRAIVSARRRKGRASLTA, from the coding sequence GTGGCCAAGGGCAAGCGGACGTTCCAGCCGAACAACCGACGCCGCGCGCGCGTTCACGGCTTCCGTCTCCGGATGCGGACCCGTGCGGGTCGCGCAATCGTTTCGGCGCGTCGCCGTAAGGGCCGCGCTTCTCTCACCGCCTGA
- the rnpA gene encoding ribonuclease P protein component, producing MLPEPYRLRRHSDFSDTVRRGRRQGRRDLVVHVLERDRTESLVSVGGPRFGLVVSKAVGPAVIRHRVARRLRHICAGLVDALPSETDIVLRALPGAATAESRELDKQVRSGLARLGLLDSAAPAPGGSVRA from the coding sequence GTGCTACCTGAGCCGTATCGACTGCGGCGCCACTCGGATTTCTCGGACACCGTCCGCCGGGGGCGTCGTCAGGGGCGGCGGGATCTGGTCGTTCACGTTCTCGAACGCGATCGCACCGAGTCCTTGGTGAGTGTCGGCGGTCCGCGTTTCGGACTGGTCGTGAGCAAGGCTGTCGGGCCGGCGGTGATTCGACATCGAGTCGCACGCCGGCTTCGTCATATCTGTGCAGGTCTCGTCGACGCTCTGCCCTCCGAGACCGACATCGTGCTGCGCGCACTACCCGGTGCCGCCACCGCGGAGTCCCGCGAGCTCGACAAGCAGGTGCGGTCGGGCCTCGCCCGCCTCGGGTTGCTCGACTCCGCTGCTCCGGCCCCGGGTGGGAGTGTTCGCGCATGA
- the yidD gene encoding membrane protein insertion efficiency factor YidD, giving the protein MNEPEPRSWWRSLRSAPARALIFCIELYRTYVSPTRMPTCRFTPTCSEYAVEALRTRGVVVGSVLASVRLLKCGPWHPGGWDPVPERKHRSSPVGT; this is encoded by the coding sequence ATGAACGAGCCGGAGCCGAGATCGTGGTGGCGATCGCTGCGGTCCGCCCCGGCCCGGGCACTGATCTTCTGTATCGAGCTCTATCGCACCTATGTGTCGCCCACGCGGATGCCGACCTGCCGATTCACCCCGACATGCAGTGAGTACGCCGTGGAGGCGCTGCGCACGCGGGGTGTCGTCGTCGGTTCGGTCCTGGCATCGGTGAGACTGCTCAAGTGTGGCCCCTGGCACCCTGGTGGGTGGGATCCGGTACCCGAACGGAAACATCGGTCGTCCCCAGTGGGTACCTGA
- the yidC gene encoding membrane protein insertase YidC yields MLDFIYYPVSWILWVWHKVFAAIPFLGPDSGWTWALSVVFLVFTLRAILYKPFVKQVRTTRQMQELQPQIKALQKKYAKDRQRQALEMQKLQKEHGFNPLMGCLPVLLQVPVFIGLFHVLRSFNRTGTGFGQLGLTPEQNAQLGNYAFSPEDVQSFLSARLFGAPISSWITQPMASLEAFAPFGGIPSRWEIAAVAVPLMIVAGVATHFNARASVSRQSAQAAANPQAAIMNKLALYVFPLGVLVGGPFLPIAVIIYWVSNNIWTYGQQHLVFRRIDKEEEEKKAAALARRNENAPKPGARPDKSKKKGTAAAAVSDAGDATVEETGEVSLQKDSASDADTAASAPKSGASAPKPGSRPKNSKRKRR; encoded by the coding sequence GTGCTCGACTTCATCTACTATCCCGTGTCCTGGATCCTGTGGGTCTGGCACAAAGTCTTCGCCGCGATCCCGTTCCTGGGTCCTGACAGCGGCTGGACCTGGGCGCTGTCGGTGGTGTTCCTCGTGTTCACCCTCCGCGCGATCCTGTACAAGCCGTTCGTCAAGCAGGTGCGCACCACGCGCCAGATGCAGGAACTGCAGCCGCAGATCAAGGCGCTCCAGAAGAAGTACGCCAAGGACCGGCAGCGCCAGGCACTCGAGATGCAGAAGCTCCAGAAGGAGCACGGCTTCAACCCGCTGATGGGCTGCCTGCCTGTTCTGCTGCAGGTTCCGGTGTTCATCGGCCTGTTCCACGTGCTGCGTTCGTTCAACCGCACCGGTACCGGTTTCGGCCAGCTCGGACTGACTCCCGAGCAGAATGCGCAGCTCGGTAACTACGCCTTCAGCCCGGAGGACGTCCAGTCCTTCCTCAGTGCCCGTCTGTTCGGCGCTCCGATCTCGTCGTGGATCACACAGCCGATGGCATCGCTCGAAGCCTTCGCGCCGTTCGGTGGCATTCCGTCTCGCTGGGAGATCGCTGCCGTCGCTGTGCCGCTGATGATCGTCGCCGGTGTCGCCACGCACTTCAATGCTCGCGCCTCGGTCTCGCGTCAGAGCGCACAGGCCGCCGCGAATCCGCAGGCCGCGATCATGAACAAGCTGGCCCTGTACGTCTTCCCGCTGGGTGTGCTCGTCGGTGGCCCGTTCCTGCCGATCGCCGTCATCATCTACTGGGTCAGCAACAACATCTGGACGTACGGACAGCAGCACCTCGTCTTCCGACGTATCGACAAGGAGGAAGAGGAGAAGAAGGCTGCGGCCCTGGCACGCCGGAACGAGAACGCACCGAAGCCGGGTGCCCGACCCGACAAGTCCAAGAAGAAGGGCACGGCCGCAGCGGCAGTGTCCGATGCCGGTGACGCCACGGTCGAGGAGACCGGCGAAGTGTCGCTGCAGAAGGACTCCGCGAGCGACGCGGACACGGCGGCGTCTGCGCCGAAGTCCGGTGCGTCCGCTCCCAAGCCGGGCAGCCGCCCCAAGAACTCCAAGCGCAAGCGGCGCTGA
- a CDS encoding Jag family protein, with protein MASDLDKVEEDLAVAPEESDTAADADLDDDDYLIEEGEIAGDYLEQLLDVLDFDGDIDLDVEGDRAVVSIDGGKDLTKLVGRNGEVLDALQELTRLAVQQATGERSKLMLDIAGWRAGKRNELSSLGASAAKRVLESGKREELEPMTPFERKIVHDAVAKIDGVSSESEGAEPNRRVVIVKD; from the coding sequence ATGGCCAGTGACCTGGACAAGGTGGAAGAGGACCTCGCGGTGGCACCCGAGGAGAGCGACACCGCGGCGGACGCCGATCTCGATGACGACGATTACCTCATCGAAGAAGGCGAAATCGCCGGCGACTACCTCGAGCAGTTGCTCGATGTTCTCGATTTCGACGGCGACATCGACCTCGACGTCGAGGGCGACCGTGCGGTCGTGAGCATCGACGGCGGCAAGGATCTCACCAAGCTGGTGGGTCGCAACGGAGAGGTTCTCGACGCTCTGCAGGAACTCACCCGCCTCGCCGTGCAGCAGGCGACCGGCGAGCGCAGCAAGCTCATGCTCGATATCGCTGGGTGGCGCGCGGGTAAGCGCAACGAACTCTCCTCGCTGGGTGCGTCGGCCGCGAAGCGCGTGCTCGAGTCCGGTAAGCGCGAAGAGCTCGAGCCGATGACGCCGTTCGAGCGCAAGATCGTGCACGACGCCGTGGCGAAGATCGACGGTGTGTCCAGCGAGAGCGAGGGTGCGGAGCCGAACCGCCGTGTGGTGATCGTCAAGGATTGA
- the rsmG gene encoding 16S rRNA (guanine(527)-N(7))-methyltransferase RsmG: MFHVEQHEAELSAIAQQVFGDRIELAERYHQSLSTAGVERGLIGPREVPRLWERHILNCAVVGELIQEGETVVDVGSGAGLPGIPLALARPDLQVTLVEPLLRRTVYLAEFVESNGIENVLVVRGRAEQPSVLQEAGGADVVTSRAVAPLAKLAKWSLPLVHEGGRMLALKGSSAREEIERDHDELTRLGAGNLEVLECGGDLLPVPTLVVKAERMARPARRRKKR; encoded by the coding sequence ATGTTTCACGTGGAACAGCACGAGGCGGAACTGTCGGCGATCGCGCAGCAGGTGTTCGGGGATCGAATCGAACTTGCCGAGCGGTACCACCAGTCGTTGTCGACGGCAGGCGTCGAACGGGGACTCATCGGGCCGCGCGAGGTACCGCGCCTGTGGGAACGACACATTCTCAATTGCGCCGTGGTGGGCGAACTCATCCAGGAGGGTGAGACGGTCGTCGACGTGGGCAGCGGTGCCGGCCTGCCGGGCATCCCTCTCGCGCTCGCCCGCCCCGACCTGCAGGTCACTCTCGTCGAGCCGCTTCTGCGTCGCACCGTCTATCTGGCGGAGTTCGTGGAATCCAACGGGATCGAGAATGTCCTCGTCGTCCGCGGCCGAGCCGAGCAGCCGAGCGTGCTCCAGGAAGCCGGCGGTGCGGACGTCGTCACCTCGCGTGCCGTTGCACCTCTCGCGAAACTCGCCAAGTGGTCGCTGCCCCTCGTCCATGAGGGAGGCCGGATGTTGGCATTGAAGGGATCGTCCGCTCGAGAAGAGATCGAACGGGATCACGACGAACTCACCCGCCTGGGCGCCGGCAATCTCGAGGTGCTCGAGTGCGGGGGTGATCTTCTTCCGGTACCCACGCTCGTCGTCAAGGCCGAGAGAATGGCGCGTCCGGCGAGGCGCCGCAAAAAGCGCTGA
- a CDS encoding ParA family protein: protein MTGGSESAVSRETGGVEDDFSPVPFDGFSAIDTPIGAAAHRATQVLHPSEANSLPKPRERRVFTIANQKGGVGKTTTAVNIASALAVQGLSVLVVDLDPQGNASTALGVPHHSGIPSSYEILLGEISAAEAVQQSPHNERLFCIPATIDLAGAEIELVSMVARENRLRNALTKKALGDRDFDYVIIDCPPSLGLLTVNALVAAKEVLIPIQCEYYALEGVGQLLRNIELVQSHLNPELHVSTVLLTMYDGRTKLADQVAAEVRAHFGSAVLRAVIPRSVKVSEAPGYGMTVLDYDPGSRGAMSYLDAGRELAARGAHENQGNG, encoded by the coding sequence ATGACGGGTGGATCTGAATCCGCTGTTTCACGTGAAACCGGAGGCGTCGAGGACGATTTCTCCCCCGTGCCCTTCGACGGTTTCTCCGCTATCGACACACCTATCGGGGCGGCTGCTCATCGCGCCACCCAGGTCCTGCATCCGAGCGAGGCAAACTCTCTGCCCAAGCCTCGCGAGCGTCGAGTCTTCACGATCGCCAACCAGAAGGGCGGGGTGGGTAAGACCACTACGGCGGTGAATATCGCCTCCGCTCTCGCCGTTCAGGGTCTGTCCGTGCTCGTCGTCGACCTCGATCCGCAGGGCAATGCGAGCACCGCGTTGGGTGTGCCGCACCACTCCGGTATTCCCTCGAGTTACGAGATCCTCCTCGGGGAGATCAGCGCTGCCGAGGCCGTGCAGCAGAGTCCCCACAACGAGCGTCTCTTCTGCATCCCCGCGACCATCGACCTCGCGGGTGCGGAGATCGAACTGGTCTCGATGGTGGCGCGAGAGAACCGTCTCCGGAACGCCCTCACGAAGAAAGCTCTCGGCGATCGCGACTTCGACTACGTGATCATCGACTGTCCGCCCTCCCTCGGTTTGCTCACGGTCAACGCGCTCGTCGCCGCGAAGGAGGTCCTCATCCCCATCCAGTGCGAGTACTACGCACTCGAGGGTGTCGGGCAGCTCCTGCGCAACATCGAACTCGTCCAGTCGCACCTCAACCCCGAACTGCACGTCTCGACCGTTCTCCTGACGATGTACGACGGGCGAACCAAGCTGGCCGATCAGGTCGCCGCGGAGGTGCGTGCCCACTTCGGCAGCGCAGTACTGCGTGCCGTCATCCCCCGGAGCGTGAAGGTTTCCGAAGCTCCCGGTTACGGCATGACAGTTCTCGACTACGATCCTGGATCGCGCGGCGCGATGAGCTACCTCGACGCCGGGCGCGAGTTGGCGGCACGCGGGGCACACGAGAATCAGGGGAACGGATGA
- a CDS encoding ParB/RepB/Spo0J family partition protein gives MSATRKGGLGRGLAALIPTGPPVDAEQKPTPAATTATATAPVKTDSVAPAPTEPAASVPAKPAAGGQPKSAAARRAASSVLNLPSSGLGTAAADVIIGDGKPPAPASPAEPVEDEAARASGAASESELLPSPTGAVYLEIPIGRIEPNPKQPRQVFDEEALAELVHSVREFGLMQPVVVRRLDGDRFQLVMGERRWRAVQEAGLDTIPAIVRDTEDESLLRDALLENIHRVQLNPLEEAAAYQQLLEEFEVTHEELAGRLGRSRPVITNMIRLLKLPVAVQRRVAAGVLSAGHARALLALEAGADAQEALAARIVAEGLSVRATEEAVVLANRNDTPDAPQQKRRKPIQMPGLQDVAERLSNSFDTRVTVSLGKRKGKIVVEFGSVDDLERIVKMMESQTDLP, from the coding sequence ATGAGCGCGACACGTAAAGGCGGGCTCGGTCGAGGTCTGGCAGCTCTCATCCCTACCGGGCCGCCGGTGGACGCCGAGCAGAAGCCGACCCCCGCTGCTACGACCGCTACGGCCACCGCTCCGGTCAAGACGGACTCGGTTGCCCCTGCGCCGACCGAGCCCGCAGCGTCCGTACCGGCGAAGCCTGCTGCGGGCGGGCAGCCCAAGTCGGCCGCTGCGCGTCGCGCGGCTTCGTCGGTCCTGAACCTGCCGTCGTCCGGTCTGGGCACGGCCGCTGCCGACGTCATCATCGGCGACGGCAAGCCGCCGGCGCCCGCCTCCCCGGCAGAGCCGGTCGAGGACGAAGCGGCACGAGCGTCCGGAGCGGCGTCCGAGAGCGAACTCCTCCCCTCCCCCACCGGAGCGGTCTATCTCGAGATCCCGATCGGCCGGATCGAACCCAATCCGAAGCAGCCGCGTCAGGTCTTCGACGAGGAAGCACTCGCGGAGCTCGTCCACTCCGTCCGTGAGTTCGGGCTCATGCAGCCGGTCGTGGTTCGCCGTCTCGACGGCGACCGCTTCCAGCTCGTGATGGGCGAACGTCGCTGGCGTGCCGTCCAGGAAGCAGGGCTCGACACGATCCCCGCGATCGTGCGCGACACCGAAGACGAGTCGTTGTTGCGCGACGCGCTGCTCGAGAACATCCACCGGGTACAGCTCAACCCACTCGAAGAGGCAGCGGCGTATCAGCAGTTGCTCGAGGAGTTCGAGGTCACCCACGAGGAACTTGCGGGCCGACTCGGGCGATCGCGCCCGGTCATCACGAACATGATCCGCTTGCTCAAGCTGCCGGTCGCGGTGCAGCGACGGGTGGCGGCCGGGGTGCTGTCGGCCGGGCACGCGCGCGCTCTGCTGGCGCTCGAGGCCGGTGCCGACGCCCAGGAAGCACTCGCCGCACGCATCGTCGCCGAGGGCCTGTCCGTGCGCGCGACGGAAGAAGCTGTCGTGCTCGCCAACCGCAACGACACCCCTGACGCTCCGCAGCAGAAGCGCCGGAAGCCCATCCAGATGCCCGGCTTGCAGGACGTCGCGGAGCGCCTGTCGAATTCCTTCGACACGCGAGTCACCGTGAGTCTCGGCAAGCGCAAGGGCAAGATCGTGGTGGAGTTCGGTTCGGTCGACGACCTCGAACGCATCGTGAAGATGATGGAGTCGCAGACCGACCTTCCTTGA
- a CDS encoding GNAT family N-acetyltransferase, with protein sequence MSTRVSPLTLSGIEQLPAHARRCVFWEIDPAASPDLQHFADPEFEKEAWLSMVLLEWGSCGQIATIGDKAAGCALYAPPGMVPRSQAFPTAPVSADAILLTSMRTEPHAADLDVGADLIRGVVADLVRRNVRAIEAFGIRRGAEAEASDVPHATAALGCSDTECMIDADFLEDMGFEVVAPHHRYPRLRLELDRDHEWKVAVEAALDRLLEESSLTVADLTAGSPVGAH encoded by the coding sequence GTGTCGACTCGAGTGTCACCGCTCACGCTGAGTGGGATCGAGCAGTTACCTGCTCATGCGCGACGGTGCGTGTTCTGGGAGATCGATCCCGCCGCGTCACCCGACCTGCAACACTTCGCCGACCCCGAATTCGAGAAGGAAGCATGGCTGTCCATGGTCCTTCTCGAGTGGGGTTCGTGCGGCCAGATCGCGACGATCGGCGACAAGGCTGCGGGGTGCGCGCTCTATGCTCCCCCGGGAATGGTTCCTCGCTCTCAGGCCTTCCCCACCGCACCCGTCAGCGCCGACGCGATCCTGCTGACGTCCATGCGGACCGAGCCGCACGCCGCCGACCTGGACGTCGGAGCCGACCTCATCCGGGGTGTCGTCGCCGATCTCGTCCGACGCAATGTTCGTGCCATCGAAGCCTTCGGAATCCGGCGCGGCGCGGAGGCGGAGGCGAGCGATGTGCCGCACGCGACGGCCGCACTCGGATGTTCCGACACGGAATGCATGATCGACGCCGATTTCCTCGAAGACATGGGCTTCGAGGTCGTCGCACCGCATCACCGGTATCCGCGTCTGCGTCTCGAACTCGACCGTGACCACGAATGGAAGGTCGCCGTGGAGGCCGCGCTCGACAGGCTCCTCGAGGAGTCCTCCCTCACCGTCGCGGACCTGACCGCAGGTTCGCCGGTGGGCGCCCACTGA
- a CDS encoding N-acetylmuramoyl-L-alanine amidase has translation MRPLRHGDHGPAVAEIRSTLAGLGFLHNVPEESGDWMGSDVPFDRELDGAVRAFQQQRGLLVDGIVGPATYRSLKEASYKLGARTLMYQLSAPLYGDDVAALQTRLQDLGFYVDRVDGYFGPKTHEGLCSFQREIGLASDGICGAETLRALELLGTRVSGGSPHAISEEEIVRRSGPQLSGKRIVIDPGLGGNTHGIIVPSPHGPISEADILWDLARRLEGRMAATGMETFLSRPYHMNPTDIERAGTSNAFGADLMISLRCDASRSPAANGIASFHYGNSHGSESMIGQVLSGYIQREIVARTTLQDCRSHGRTWDLLRLTNMPTVQIDLGYLTNEHDASLLADPRSRDIIAEAILIAVKRLYLLGQDDQPTGTYTFAELLAEELSISDSR, from the coding sequence ATGCGCCCTCTTCGTCACGGCGACCACGGTCCGGCTGTCGCCGAGATCCGGAGCACCTTGGCCGGCCTGGGCTTCCTCCACAACGTGCCCGAGGAATCGGGTGACTGGATGGGATCGGACGTCCCATTCGATCGTGAACTCGACGGAGCTGTGCGTGCGTTCCAGCAGCAACGCGGTCTGCTCGTCGACGGGATCGTCGGCCCCGCGACCTATCGCTCCTTGAAGGAAGCGTCGTACAAGCTCGGTGCGCGCACCCTGATGTATCAGCTCTCCGCTCCGCTCTACGGAGACGATGTCGCGGCCCTGCAGACCCGTCTGCAGGATCTCGGTTTCTACGTCGACCGGGTGGACGGTTACTTCGGTCCGAAGACGCACGAAGGGCTGTGCTCCTTCCAGCGCGAGATCGGCCTCGCCTCCGACGGCATCTGCGGTGCCGAGACCCTGCGCGCGCTCGAACTGCTCGGCACCCGCGTATCGGGCGGTTCGCCCCACGCGATCAGCGAGGAAGAGATCGTCCGCCGCTCCGGGCCGCAGCTCAGCGGCAAGCGCATCGTCATCGATCCCGGTCTCGGGGGCAACACCCACGGCATCATCGTGCCGAGCCCTCACGGTCCCATCTCTGAGGCCGACATCCTGTGGGATCTCGCACGCCGGCTCGAGGGCCGGATGGCGGCGACAGGCATGGAGACCTTCCTGTCGCGGCCGTACCACATGAATCCGACCGACATCGAACGCGCGGGCACGTCCAATGCCTTCGGCGCCGACCTCATGATCTCGCTGCGCTGCGATGCGAGCCGTAGCCCTGCGGCGAACGGAATCGCGAGCTTCCACTACGGCAACTCGCACGGTTCCGAGTCGATGATCGGCCAGGTGCTCTCCGGCTACATACAGCGCGAGATCGTCGCCCGCACGACCCTGCAGGACTGCCGTAGCCACGGCCGCACCTGGGACCTGCTGCGCCTGACCAACATGCCCACGGTGCAGATCGATCTCGGTTACCTCACCAACGAGCACGACGCCTCGCTGCTCGCCGATCCGCGCAGCCGCGACATCATCGCCGAGGCGATCCTCATCGCCGTGAAGCGGCTGTACCTGCTCGGCCAGGACGACCAGCCGACCGGCACCTACACCTTCGCCGAATTGCTCGCCGAAGAGCTCTCCATCTCGGACAGCCGCTGA
- the trxA gene encoding thioredoxin, producing MADNNANTVTITDSSFVEDVLQSEKPVLVDFWATWCGPCKMVAPVLEEIAAEHGDKLTVAKLDIDANPSAARDYQVMSIPTMILFSGGKPTKTIVGAKGKAALLRDLADVL from the coding sequence GTGGCCGACAACAACGCCAACACCGTCACCATCACCGACTCGTCGTTCGTCGAGGACGTACTGCAGTCCGAGAAGCCCGTCCTCGTCGACTTCTGGGCCACCTGGTGCGGTCCGTGCAAAATGGTCGCTCCGGTTCTCGAGGAGATCGCGGCCGAGCACGGCGACAAGCTGACCGTCGCCAAGCTCGACATCGACGCCAATCCGTCGGCCGCCCGCGACTACCAGGTCATGTCGATCCCCACGATGATCCTCTTCTCCGGCGGCAAACCCACGAAGACGATCGTGGGGGCCAAGGGCAAGGCGGCGTTGCTTCGGGACCTCGCAGACGTCCTGTAG
- the trxB gene encoding thioredoxin-disulfide reductase → MTTSPTIHDLIIVGSGPAGYTAAIYAARAELSPLVFEGTQFGGELMTTTEVENFPGFKDGIMGPELMDQMREQALRFGADLRTEDVDEMDLTGSVKTVVANGETYRSHAVILAMGAEPRYLGVPGESQLLGRGVSACATCDGFFFRDQDIAVVGGGDSAMEEATFLTRFARSVTLIHRREEFRASKIMLERARANEKIRFVTNAKVAEVQGENSVTNLVLEDTVTGERSDLPVTGLFVAVGHDPRSSLVKGQVDLDDEGYVKVSAPSTATSVPGVFAAGDLVDHTYRQAITAAGTGCSASIDAERWLVANREVAAPTLAEA, encoded by the coding sequence ATGACGACCTCGCCCACGATTCACGACCTCATCATCGTCGGTTCGGGACCGGCCGGATACACCGCCGCGATCTACGCGGCCCGCGCCGAACTCTCCCCGCTCGTCTTCGAGGGAACCCAGTTCGGTGGCGAGCTCATGACCACCACCGAGGTCGAGAACTTCCCGGGCTTCAAGGACGGGATCATGGGCCCGGAGCTCATGGATCAGATGCGCGAGCAGGCACTGCGTTTCGGCGCCGATCTGCGCACCGAGGACGTCGACGAGATGGACCTGACGGGTTCGGTCAAGACGGTCGTCGCCAATGGCGAGACCTACCGCAGCCACGCCGTCATTCTTGCGATGGGTGCCGAGCCGCGCTATCTCGGCGTGCCCGGTGAGTCGCAGTTGCTCGGCCGCGGCGTCTCCGCCTGTGCCACCTGCGACGGCTTCTTCTTCCGCGACCAGGACATCGCCGTCGTCGGCGGTGGCGACTCCGCGATGGAGGAAGCGACCTTCCTGACACGCTTCGCCCGCAGCGTCACCCTCATCCACCGCCGCGAGGAGTTCCGCGCCTCGAAGATCATGCTCGAGCGCGCCCGCGCCAACGAGAAGATCCGCTTCGTCACCAACGCGAAGGTCGCCGAGGTGCAGGGCGAGAACAGCGTCACGAATCTCGTCCTCGAGGACACGGTCACCGGTGAGCGCAGCGACCTCCCGGTCACCGGCCTGTTCGTGGCGGTCGGCCACGACCCGCGTAGTTCGCTCGTCAAGGGCCAGGTCGACCTCGACGACGAGGGCTACGTGAAGGTCTCGGCGCCGTCCACTGCGACGTCCGTGCCGGGTGTCTTCGCCGCGGGCGACCTCGTCGACCACACCTACCGTCAAGCGATCACCGCCGCCGGCACCGGATGCTCGGCGTCCATCGACGCAGAGCGCTGGCTGGTCGCGAACCGCGAGGTCGCGGCTCCCACGCTCGCCGAAGCCTGA